The proteins below come from a single Mercenaria mercenaria strain notata chromosome 3, MADL_Memer_1, whole genome shotgun sequence genomic window:
- the LOC123524601 gene encoding cell cycle checkpoint protein RAD17-like → MNRKQSKLTSLWADDGDDDDCIILDPLPVTCSSTRKTDKPVMKVSSTKKASQWVSSAFDGFDDITSAKSKPPRQPSFSKTEKTSSLKRPHHAMSNGHEGFSAQKIVTRRANSSPDIALWSEKYAPGNQGDLAVHKKKIADVEQWIKGHLERKKLPPILLLTGPAGVGKTATVKVLAKELRCELHEWSNPLAEDYSEGFLAENDWRSRSRVEAGISGSQKSQFQEFLLRANKYNTLDIFGGGIMTRRIILVEDFPNIFYRDATPFHDILRRYVQVGGSPLIFIVSDSTSGESNERLLFPKELQAQLNIENISFNPVAMTSMTKILTKVATEESLKGSHKFTVPSKSVIESIAMASAGDVRGAINALQFACLKDTDDIAATSYSKSKTRMSKKSSTAGKKSSFSKKGLSKSSSIQKDEDLMSIGGRDTSLFLFRALGKILYCKRDEPSKDDENAAVLPTHLSQYYRNPLQVNPEDVVEKSHLSGDFFGAYLHQNYVEFFSSIEDVVSASEYLSDADYLTIDWASRSALQHYAASVATRGIMFSNSSRARHTDSGGGGLGWKPLHKPQWYTASKQARQNSDSARFLFRGHRAPPVVLQTELIPYISLINTTLHDTGQISFIQEICRFSSHKIGRYEKLDEKDIDIEDDDASTSANQKTVQSVLPGDTDDVISSSQSNVNSTQEEEEEYTIDDYDD, encoded by the exons ATG AATAGAAAACAAAGTAAATTGACAAGTTTGTGGGCAGATGACGGGGACGATGATGACTGTATTATCTTGGATCCTCTCCCTGTAACTTGTTCTTCAACCAGGAAGACAGATAAGCCAGTTATGAAAGTGTCAAGTACCAAA AAAGCCAGTCAGTGGGTGTCCTCGGCATTTGATGGCTTTGACGACATTACTAGTGCGAAATCCAAGCCACCGAGACAGCCCAGCttttccaaaactgaaaaaacATCAAGTCTGAAGAGGCCTCACCATGCTATGTCTAACGGACATGAAGGGTTTTCTGCACAGAAAATAGTCACACGTAGAGCTAATTCTTCACCAGACATAGCTTTGTGGTCAGAAAAATATGCACCAGGGAATCAG GGAGATCTGGCAGTCCACAAGAAGAAAATAGCTGATGTTGAACAGTGGATTAAGGGACACTTAGAAAGAAAAAAG CTTCCACCAATATTGTTACTGACTGGTCCAGCTGGTGTGGGAAAAACTGCTACAGTTAAAGTGCTTGCAAAAGAACTGAGATGTGAACTGCATGAATGGTCCAATCCTCTAGCTGAAGACTATAGTGAAGGCTTCTTGGCAGAAAATGATTGGAGATCTA GATCTCGTGTTGAAGCAGGGATCTCGGGATCCCAAAAGTCACAGTTTCAGGAATTTCTTCTGAGAGCGAACAAGTATAACACACTGGATATATTTGGTGGAGGAATAATGACTAGGAGAATTATCCTTGTAGAA GACTTCCCCAATATTTTCTACAGAGATGCTACCCCATTCCATGACATTCTCAG GAGGTATGTGCAGGTTGGAGGAAGCCCATTGATATTTATAGTCAGTGACAGTACAAGTGGTGAATCCAATGAGAGATTACTCTTTCCGAAGGAATTACAAGCCCAGCTGAATATAGAAAATATCAG cTTCAATCCTGTTGCTATGACGAGCATGACCAAGATTCTGACCAAGGTTGCAACAGAGGAATCATTGAAGGGAAGTCATAAATTTACTGTGCCATCAAAGTCTGTGATAGAATCTATAGCCATGGCGAGTGCTGGAGATGTACGAGGGGCAATCAATGCACTCCAGTTTGCTTGTCTTAAAG ATACTGATGATATAGCAGCAACAAGTTACTCTAAAAGTAAAACAAGAATGTCAAAGAAATCGTCTACTGCGGGAAAGAAAAGTTCTTTCTCCAAGAAAGGTTTGAGCAAATCCAGTAGCATTCAGAAAGATGAGGATTTGATGTCCATAGGAGGTCGGGATACATCATTGTTCTTGTTCAGAGCTCTTGGCAAAATATTGTACTGTAAAA GAGATGAGCCTTCAAAGGACGATGAAAATGCAGCAGTATTACCTACACATCTGTCTCAGTATTATAGGAATCCGTTACAAGTAAACCCAGAG GATGTAGTGGAGAAGTCACATCTGTCCGGAGACTTCTTTGGTGCTTACCTACATCAGAACTATGTGGAATTTTTCTCCAGTATTGAGGATGTAGTGTCGGCCAGTGAATATCTCAGTGATGCTGACTACCTTACCATAGACTGGGCT tCCAGGTCAGCACTGCAACACTATGCAGCCTCAGTTGCTACCCGTGGTATAATGTTCTCCAACAGTAGCAGAGCCAGACATACAGACAGTGGGGGAGGTGGTCTGGGCTGGAAACCCTTACATAAACCACAGTGGTATACAGCCTCTAAACAA GCCCGACAGAATTCAGATAGTGCTAGATTTCTGTTTCGTG GGCACAGAGCACCTCCAGTTGTGTTACAGACAGAGTTGATACCATATATCTCACTTATAAATACAACACTTCATGACACAG GTCAGATATCATTTATTCAAGAAATATGCAGATTTTCTAGTCATAAAATTGGCAG